The following are from one region of the Polaribacter marinaquae genome:
- a CDS encoding class I SAM-dependent methyltransferase: MKKQQLISKELEDFYNKASEETRLEKGMGIFEFERIKELIQLHILKDKITVVDVGGGTGKYSEWLAKQNHTVHLIEPVLKHIKLAEKRAKKLKKPFSVTIGEAKELPFKDNSADLVILHGPLYHLQKREDRIAAILEAKRVLKKGGIILGFAINATASTVVGLMNGMIHANSFFDMCKKELTSGVHNAPKDFPFLLADSYYHKPATLKTEFLEQNLSFINLYAVEGMIWLDNEYFANMLDKKKSKTLKSLQKLTQNDEYLLPFSPHMMIAVKK; this comes from the coding sequence TTGAAGAAACAGCAATTAATTAGTAAAGAATTAGAAGATTTTTACAACAAAGCTTCCGAAGAAACTCGCCTAGAAAAAGGTATGGGAATTTTTGAATTTGAACGTATTAAAGAATTAATACAACTTCATATTTTAAAAGATAAAATTACTGTTGTAGATGTTGGTGGTGGAACTGGCAAATATTCTGAATGGTTAGCGAAACAAAATCATACAGTGCATTTAATAGAACCTGTTTTAAAACATATAAAGCTTGCAGAAAAAAGAGCAAAAAAATTAAAAAAACCTTTTTCTGTAACTATTGGCGAAGCAAAAGAACTTCCTTTCAAAGACAACTCAGCAGATTTAGTGATATTACATGGCCCTTTATATCATCTACAAAAAAGAGAAGATAGAATTGCAGCAATACTAGAAGCAAAAAGAGTTCTTAAAAAAGGCGGAATTATTTTAGGTTTCGCAATAAACGCAACTGCATCTACTGTTGTTGGGCTAATGAACGGAATGATACATGCAAATTCATTTTTTGATATGTGTAAAAAAGAATTAACTTCTGGTGTGCATAATGCGCCTAAAGATTTTCCTTTTTTATTAGCTGATTCCTATTATCATAAACCTGCAACTTTAAAAACAGAGTTTTTAGAGCAAAACCTTTCTTTTATAAATCTTTATGCTGTCGAAGGTATGATTTGGTTAGACAATGAATACTTTGCAAATATGTTAGATAAAAAGAAATCTAAAACTTTAAAATCTTTACAGAAATTAACTCAGAATGACGAGTATTTACTTCCATTTAGTCCGCACATGATGATTGCTGTAAAAAAATAA